The following proteins are encoded in a genomic region of Alphaproteobacteria bacterium:
- a CDS encoding chorismate-binding protein, which yields MFYDGESFLVGATPERHVSLHNGWVRMNPISGTLRKADMNPEHLKEQLLAFIADKKETFELLMVVDEELKMIADFCPSGGQVIGPLLKEMAHLVHSEYLLAGPTDRGVIDLLRGSMFAATVTGSPVESACRIIKKREPGSRGYYGSVLALIGEDADGKPLLDAPILIRTARIDGAGNIAIGAGTTIVHHSNPADEVKETHAKAAGIMRAFGLAPAKPAKKIALKDLIAREEIQIALNLRNKDLSRFWIDYQNDDFTLDASLAGKTVTVIDNEDSFTHMFAHILRRLGMAVKIVSFRDADLAQEQADLIVIGPGPGDPNNMDDPKMRKARALIEALMASKQKFLCVCLGHQILCGVLGLKVAKKQPAAFQGRQDIIDYFGKKQRVGFYNTFVAHYEKPLPGIEFCSDPESGDIHALRHRQFGAVQFHPESILTTNGLQIIQDEMARLLS from the coding sequence ATTTTTTACGACGGCGAATCTTTCCTGGTCGGCGCGACTCCCGAGCGGCATGTATCGCTGCACAATGGCTGGGTCAGGATGAATCCGATCAGCGGTACGCTGCGCAAAGCCGACATGAACCCCGAGCATCTTAAAGAACAGCTGCTCGCCTTCATCGCCGACAAAAAAGAAACCTTCGAGCTGCTGATGGTGGTCGACGAGGAGCTGAAAATGATCGCCGATTTCTGCCCCAGCGGCGGACAGGTCATCGGCCCGCTGCTCAAGGAAATGGCGCATCTGGTGCATAGCGAATATCTGCTCGCCGGGCCGACGGATCGCGGCGTCATCGATCTGCTGCGCGGCAGCATGTTCGCCGCTACCGTAACCGGCAGCCCGGTCGAAAGCGCCTGCCGGATCATCAAGAAACGCGAGCCGGGATCACGCGGCTATTACGGCAGCGTGCTTGCGCTGATCGGCGAAGACGCAGACGGCAAGCCGCTGCTGGACGCGCCTATTTTGATCCGCACGGCGCGGATCGACGGCGCGGGGAATATCGCCATCGGCGCGGGCACGACCATCGTCCATCATTCAAATCCCGCCGACGAAGTGAAGGAAACTCATGCCAAGGCGGCCGGCATCATGCGCGCCTTCGGCCTCGCCCCAGCCAAACCCGCGAAGAAAATCGCGCTGAAAGACCTGATCGCGCGCGAGGAAATCCAGATCGCGCTCAACCTGCGAAACAAGGATCTGTCGCGCTTCTGGATCGACTATCAGAACGACGATTTCACGCTCGATGCATCCCTCGCCGGAAAGACCGTGACCGTCATCGACAACGAAGACAGCTTCACCCATATGTTCGCGCATATCCTGCGGCGTCTGGGGATGGCGGTGAAAATCGTGAGCTTCCGGGACGCGGATTTGGCCCAAGAGCAGGCGGATTTGATTGTCATCGGCCCCGGCCCCGGCGATCCCAATAATATGGACGATCCCAAGATGCGCAAGGCGCGCGCCCTGATCGAAGCCTTGATGGCATCGAAACAGAAATTCCTGTGCGTCTGCCTGGGCCATCAAATTCTATGCGGCGTTCTCGGCCTGAAAGTCGCCAAGAAGCAGCCCGCCGCGTTCCAGGGCCGCCAGGACATCATCGATTATTTCGGGAAAAAACAGCGCGTCGGCTTTTACAACACCTTCGTCGCGCATTACGAGAAACCCCTGCCGGGCATAGAGTTTTGCAGCGATCCCGAAAGCGGCGACATCCACGCCCTGCGCCACCGGCAATTCGGCGCGGTGCAGTTCCATCCGGAATCCATCCTCACGACCAATGGGCTGCAGATTATTCAGGATGAGATGGCAAGGCTGTTGTCGTAA
- a CDS encoding aldolase/citrate lyase family protein has protein sequence MSNVLQNALERRRVLIGTIVSVNSCEQVEALSASGLDWLFFDLEHAAFSVGDVQRMIQAVRPPCLSFIRIQEPEAAYVKKALDTGCNGIIVPQVNSAAAARHIVEAGKYAPLGSRSVGLSRSTGYGANLAQAIASHNDEKSIIVQIEHADAVKNLDEILSVPGVDGVFVGPYDLSASMGMIGQVGSAEVQNAITLVAASAKKRNMISGIFIGTDAALEKEIGRGFQFIAVGSDILRAVASCKATAEAAAKA, from the coding sequence ATGTCAAATGTCTTGCAAAACGCCCTTGAGCGCCGCCGCGTTCTGATAGGAACCATCGTCTCCGTCAATTCATGCGAACAGGTGGAAGCGCTGTCCGCATCCGGACTCGACTGGCTGTTTTTCGATCTGGAGCACGCGGCATTTTCCGTGGGAGACGTGCAGCGGATGATCCAGGCGGTCAGGCCGCCATGCCTGTCTTTCATCCGCATCCAGGAGCCGGAGGCCGCGTATGTCAAAAAAGCGCTCGATACCGGATGCAACGGCATCATCGTGCCGCAGGTGAATTCCGCCGCCGCCGCCCGCCATATCGTCGAGGCGGGGAAATACGCGCCGCTCGGCAGCCGCAGCGTCGGGCTGAGCCGTTCGACCGGCTATGGAGCAAATCTTGCACAGGCTATCGCCAGCCATAACGACGAGAAATCCATCATCGTGCAAATCGAGCATGCCGACGCCGTCAAGAACCTGGATGAAATTTTGAGCGTTCCCGGCGTCGATGGCGTGTTCGTGGGGCCTTACGATCTCTCCGCCAGCATGGGCATGATCGGGCAGGTCGGAAGCGCCGAAGTTCAGAACGCCATCACGCTGGTCGCGGCCTCCGCCAAAAAACGGAACATGATTTCCGGTATTTTCATCGGCACCGACGCTGCGCTGGAAAAGGAAATCGGGCGCGGCTTTCAGTTTATCGCGGTCGGCTCCGATATCCTGCGCGCGGTTGCGTCTTGCAAGGCGACGGCAGAGGCCGCGGCCAAGGCATAA
- a CDS encoding DNA methyltransferase, which produces MAKTFLPESIAAAEALPLNRVLVGDSIALMNSLPAESVDVVFADPPYNLQLGGDLLRPDNSRVDGVDQEWDKFASFGAYDKFTNEWLAAARRILKPDGSLWVIGSYHNIFRVGAALQDMGFWILNDIVWRKSNPMPNFRGKRFTNAHETMIWCAKSEDARPVFNYETMKYLNDDVQMRSDWLLPICSGGERLKGADGAKAHPTQKPEALLYRVVMASSKPGDIILDPFFGTGTTGAVARRLGRNFIGLERDPTYAKIATARIRNIDPAEKPELLMTPSKREEPRIPFGTVLERGLLKPGDCLFDQRRRHRAKVKADATLIASSSQGDFRGSIHKVGAEVQGLPACNGWTFWYYESRGQLAPIDLLRQRIRTENAAH; this is translated from the coding sequence ATGGCCAAAACATTTCTTCCTGAATCCATCGCGGCGGCTGAAGCGCTGCCGCTGAATCGCGTTCTTGTCGGCGACAGCATTGCCTTGATGAATAGTCTGCCCGCGGAATCGGTCGATGTCGTATTCGCCGATCCGCCCTATAATCTGCAGCTTGGCGGCGATCTGCTACGTCCCGATAACAGCCGCGTCGATGGCGTCGATCAGGAATGGGACAAATTCGCCAGTTTTGGCGCTTACGACAAATTCACCAACGAGTGGCTCGCGGCGGCGCGCCGGATCCTGAAGCCGGACGGCAGCCTGTGGGTCATCGGCAGCTATCATAATATTTTCCGTGTCGGCGCGGCGCTCCAGGATATGGGTTTCTGGATTCTGAACGACATCGTCTGGCGCAAGAGCAATCCGATGCCGAATTTTCGCGGCAAGCGTTTCACCAACGCGCATGAGACCATGATCTGGTGCGCGAAATCGGAGGACGCCCGTCCGGTCTTCAATTACGAGACCATGAAATATCTCAACGACGACGTGCAGATGCGCAGCGATTGGCTGCTGCCGATTTGCAGCGGCGGCGAGCGGCTCAAAGGCGCGGACGGCGCGAAGGCGCACCCGACGCAGAAGCCGGAGGCGCTGCTGTATCGCGTCGTCATGGCGTCGTCGAAGCCCGGCGACATTATTCTTGATCCATTTTTCGGCACCGGCACGACGGGCGCGGTGGCGCGGCGTCTCGGACGCAATTTCATCGGCCTCGAGCGCGATCCGACTTACGCAAAAATTGCGACGGCACGCATTCGCAACATCGATCCGGCCGAGAAGCCCGAATTGCTGATGACGCCCAGCAAGCGCGAAGAGCCGCGCATTCCGTTCGGCACCGTGCTGGAGCGCGGCTTGCTGAAGCCGGGCGATTGCCTGTTCGACCAGCGTCGCCGCCATCGCGCCAAGGTCAAGGCCGACGCCACGCTGATCGCGAGCAGCAGCCAGGGGGATTTTCGCGGCTCGATTCATAAAGTGGGGGCGGAAGTGCAGGGACTTCCCGCCTGCAACGGCTGGACGTTCTGGTATTATGAAAGCCGCGGGCAGCTCGCGCCGATCGATTTGCTGCGGCAGCGAATTCGCACCGAAAATGCCGCGCATTAA
- a CDS encoding ribonuclease HII produces MPDLSFEIAAGLLDGAIICGVDEVGRGPLAGPVVAAAVIMPIQGLPPELADEINDSKKLSGAKRQALHDILIGLCPYAVAEASVAEIDQMNILWAAMLAMQRAVSALPVKPAMALIDGNRCPELACPAQAVVGGDGKSLSIAAASIIAKVRRDRMMAELAAQYPVYGWERNAGYGTPQHLAALASHGTSPWHRDSFAPVYQISRAKR; encoded by the coding sequence ATGCCCGATCTATCCTTTGAAATCGCCGCCGGATTGCTGGATGGCGCAATCATCTGCGGCGTGGACGAAGTGGGGCGCGGGCCGCTTGCCGGCCCGGTCGTGGCGGCGGCGGTTATTATGCCGATCCAAGGCCTGCCGCCTGAACTGGCCGATGAAATCAACGACAGCAAGAAATTGTCGGGGGCGAAACGCCAAGCCTTGCATGATATCCTGATCGGCCTGTGTCCGTACGCCGTCGCCGAGGCGAGCGTTGCCGAAATCGATCAAATGAATATTCTCTGGGCCGCCATGCTGGCCATGCAGCGCGCGGTTTCCGCTTTGCCGGTGAAACCGGCCATGGCATTGATCGACGGCAATCGTTGTCCGGAACTCGCCTGTCCCGCTCAAGCGGTCGTGGGCGGCGATGGCAAAAGCCTTTCGATTGCCGCCGCGTCGATTATCGCCAAGGTCCGGCGCGACCGGATGATGGCGGAACTGGCGGCGCAATACCCGGTTTATGGATGGGAGCGGAATGCTGGCTATGGCACGCCACAACATCTGGCGGCCCTGGCATCTCATGGCACAAGCCCTTGGCACCGTGATTCTTTTGCACCAGTTTATCAGATATCGCGTGCAAAACGCTGA
- a CDS encoding DUF4852 domain-containing protein yields the protein MKKILSVMIMVLALSWPLAASAGEFLEPTLPRMLQAMLRFGALDLDTDVVIDDYAKIAECDLYTTFGGDDFKWHKIRDGLRAKIKEELVTYPTNFYAKGLISLDRYDFNNKIFRLALGQGGIRGVNSFLLVEAPRTVCGTTIKMLPMNYEAVVDAQINIPGFVMDEADASALLARLTQNGNVDRQIMAKFNLRLVYIDRIPIDYSLADKWYDKTSRVSRISDLKIDAKLESVEFFEDKAMTKRIYVYKP from the coding sequence ATGAAGAAAATTTTAAGCGTCATGATAATGGTCTTGGCATTGTCATGGCCGCTTGCCGCATCGGCGGGAGAATTTCTTGAGCCGACCTTGCCCAGAATGCTCCAGGCGATGCTGCGTTTCGGCGCTCTCGACCTCGATACGGATGTGGTTATCGACGATTATGCCAAGATCGCCGAATGCGATTTATACACCACCTTCGGCGGCGATGATTTCAAGTGGCACAAAATTCGTGATGGCTTGAGGGCCAAGATCAAGGAAGAATTGGTGACTTATCCGACCAATTTTTATGCCAAGGGGTTGATTAGTCTGGATCGGTATGACTTCAACAATAAAATATTCCGATTGGCTTTGGGGCAGGGAGGGATCAGGGGCGTGAACTCCTTTCTTCTAGTCGAGGCGCCCAGAACGGTATGCGGCACCACCATTAAAATGCTGCCGATGAATTACGAGGCGGTGGTCGATGCTCAGATCAATATTCCCGGCTTTGTCATGGATGAGGCGGACGCCAGCGCTTTGCTGGCCCGCTTGACTCAAAACGGTAACGTCGATCGCCAGATCATGGCGAAATTCAATCTGCGGCTGGTTTATATCGATAGAATACCCATCGATTACAGCTTGGCCGACAAATGGTATGACAAGACCAGCAGAGTCAGCCGGATTTCCGATTTAAAAATCGACGCCAAACTGGAGTCCGTCGAGTTTTTCGAGGATAAGGCGATGACCAAACGCATATACGTCTACAAGCCGTAG
- the mutY gene encoding A/G-specific adenine glycosylase — protein sequence MPKAKVKNSLLPAPDARSLLRWYDRHRRDLPWRAKPGKRPDPYHVWLSEIMLQQTTVPTVGRYYREFTARWPSIHDLAAADIDDVMTAWAGLGYYRRARLLHECARIVVSEYGGKFPADEAALRRLPGIGAYTSAAIAAIAFGKRANVIDGNVDRIMARLYRLSQPIQKMKAEIRNKAAELLPSARHGDYAQALMDLGATVCKPRNPNCQACPWRKSCGAYAAGEVDRFPVQGKRKVKPVRRAIMFWLMDRQGRVWVRRRPPDGLLGGMMEIPSSPWLEQPMPELASVRSVAPGRANWRLLPGEIRHTFTHFDLYIKVAVARGAMAGADGMWADRTKMARLAMPSIMKKVIVWAEARGEAG from the coding sequence ATGCCTAAAGCTAAAGTCAAAAATTCTCTTCTCCCGGCTCCGGACGCAAGGAGCCTGCTGCGCTGGTACGACCGCCATCGCCGCGACCTGCCCTGGCGGGCCAAGCCGGGAAAGAGGCCCGATCCATATCATGTCTGGCTGTCGGAGATCATGCTGCAGCAGACGACTGTGCCGACGGTGGGCCGTTATTACCGCGAATTCACGGCCCGATGGCCGTCCATTCATGATCTGGCGGCGGCGGATATCGACGATGTCATGACCGCCTGGGCAGGGCTGGGTTATTACCGCCGCGCGCGGCTGCTCCATGAATGCGCCCGGATCGTCGTCAGCGAATACGGTGGAAAATTTCCCGCGGATGAAGCGGCGCTGCGCCGTCTGCCGGGGATCGGCGCTTATACCTCTGCGGCCATTGCGGCGATCGCTTTCGGCAAGCGCGCGAACGTGATCGATGGCAATGTCGATCGGATCATGGCGCGTCTCTATAGGCTTTCGCAGCCGATTCAAAAGATGAAGGCGGAGATCAGGAACAAGGCCGCTGAATTGCTGCCGTCCGCTCGCCATGGAGATTATGCCCAGGCGTTGATGGATTTGGGCGCGACTGTCTGCAAGCCGCGCAATCCGAACTGCCAAGCTTGTCCCTGGCGGAAATCCTGCGGCGCTTATGCGGCGGGCGAGGTGGATCGCTTCCCGGTCCAAGGTAAAAGAAAGGTTAAACCGGTTCGGCGCGCCATCATGTTTTGGCTCATGGACCGGCAGGGGCGGGTCTGGGTCAGGCGGCGTCCGCCTGACGGCTTGTTGGGCGGCATGATGGAAATACCGTCGTCTCCCTGGCTCGAGCAGCCCATGCCTGAATTGGCTTCTGTCCGGAGTGTCGCGCCCGGTCGAGCGAATTGGCGATTATTACCTGGCGAAATTCGTCATACTTTTACTCATTTCGATCTATATATTAAAGTCGCGGTCGCTCGGGGAGCGATGGCTGGTGCTGACGGCATGTGGGCCGACCGGACGAAGATGGCGCGGTTGGCCATGCCGAGCATCATGAAAAAAGTAATCGTTTGGGCCGAGGCGAGGGGAGAAGCAGGATGA
- a CDS encoding DciA family protein, whose protein sequence is MITLDFMVYIPRPLATPIHAIAKQALGKDWQLYGILLTHWRDIVGESWADMATPVKLNFPTIPQNQGQNGKQRLQNGVLTIRLPRGLALEAQYQHSRIIDRINNFFGSATISRLIFTHATDPAPLAASPPAPLSAEARKKIAAKLAPVSAPEIRDALQNLAESMEKSRG, encoded by the coding sequence ATGATCACATTGGACTTTATGGTTTATATTCCTCGACCGCTCGCCACCCCCATTCATGCCATAGCCAAGCAGGCGCTTGGCAAGGACTGGCAGCTTTACGGCATTCTCCTGACCCACTGGAGGGACATTGTCGGCGAGTCCTGGGCCGATATGGCGACTCCGGTCAAATTGAACTTTCCGACTATACCGCAAAACCAGGGGCAAAACGGAAAGCAACGCCTCCAAAACGGCGTCCTGACGATCCGGCTGCCCCGCGGCCTGGCGCTGGAAGCTCAATATCAGCATTCCAGGATTATCGACAGGATCAACAATTTTTTCGGCAGCGCGACCATTTCCCGCCTCATTTTCACTCATGCGACCGATCCGGCCCCCCTCGCCGCCTCGCCGCCAGCGCCCCTTTCCGCAGAAGCCAGGAAGAAAATCGCCGCCAAACTGGCCCCGGTTTCCGCGCCTGAAATCCGGGATGCGCTGCAAAATCTGGCGGAGAGCATGGAGAAATCTCGAGGATAA